The following proteins are encoded in a genomic region of Gossypium hirsutum isolate 1008001.06 chromosome D05, Gossypium_hirsutum_v2.1, whole genome shotgun sequence:
- the LOC107905087 gene encoding serine--tRNA ligase, chloroplastic/mitochondrial isoform X1, with amino-acid sequence MALQCRLSGATFQSLKLATIPISSSSSRFIFRTLPKTLNLALFSRHSAPKAPPFSVLIRNLSAPAVAAAPAAETSDIKVVKPQWNAAIDFKWIRDNKEAVAVNIKNRNSNANLELVLQLYDKMLNLQKEVERLRGERNNVANKMKGKLEPSERQKLIEEGKNLKEALTTLEEDLVKLRDELQIEAQCIPNLTHPDVPIGWEDSSKLRNMVGSPRKFDFPIKDHLQIGKELDLFDFDAAAEVSGSKFYYLKNEAVMLEMALVNWTLTEVMKRGFTPLTTPEIVRSSVVEKCGFQPRGENTQVYSIEDSDQCLIGTAEIPVGGIHMDSIVAESALPLKYVAFSHCFRTEAGAAGTATRGLYRVHQFSKVEMFILCRQEESDMYHEELIKIEEDLFSSLGLHFKILDMATGDLGAPAYRKFDVEAWMPGLERYGEISSASNCTDYQSRRLGIRYRPSESPSTTSKKGKTNLAATKFVHTLNATACAIPRMLVCLLENFQQEDGSVIIPHPLRPFMGGVEAIYPKSR; translated from the exons ATGGCGTTACAGTGTCGTTTAAGCGGGGCGACGTTCCAATCCCTAAAATTGGCGACGATTCCAATCTCATCTTCATCGTCGCGCTTCATCTTCCGAACActtcctaaaaccctaaacctcgCTTTATTTTCCCGCCATTCTGCTCCAAAAGCGCCTCCCTTTTCTGTTCTCATTAGAAACCTTTCAGCTCCGGCTGTGGCTGCTGCTCCCGCCGCAGAAACCTCTGATATTAAAG TTGTAAAGCCCCAGTGGAATGCGGCAATAGATTTCAAGTGGATAAGGGATAATAAAGAAGCCGTTGCCGTTAATATTAAGAATAGGAATTCCAATGCAAATTTGGAGCTTGTGCTTCAACTTTATGATAAAATGTTGAATCTTCAAAAG GAAGTTGAGCGGCTTCGAGGGGAAAGGAATAATGTTGCCAATAAGATGAAAGGCAAATTGGAGCCTTCTGAGCGTCAAAAGCTCATAGAAGAAG GAAAGAATCTGAAGGAAGCACTTACGACTTTGGAAGAAGACCTTGTCAAATTAAGAGACGAGCTTCAGATAGAAGCGCAATGTATACCGAATCTAACTCACCCGGACGTTCCAATTGGATGGGAAGATAGTTCAAAGTTGAGGAATATG GTTGGAAGCCCTCGTAAATTTGACTTCCCTATTAAGGATCACCTTCAAATCGGAAAGGAACTAGATCTCTTTGATTTTGATGCTGCTGCAGAG GTAAGTGGTTCAAAATTCTATTACCTAAAGAATGAAGCAGTGATGCTGGAAATGGCCCTTGTCAACTGGACACTGACAGAAGTCATGAAAAGGGGCTTTACACCATTGACAACACCAGAAATTGTCAGGTCATCTGTTGTCGAAAAATGTGGATTCCAGCCCCGTGGAGAAAATACGCAG GTTTATTCCATTGAGGATAGTGACCAGTGCCTCATTGGCACTGCAGAGATTCCTGTAGGGGGAATTCATATGGACTCTATTGTTGCTGAGTCTGCATTACCCTTAAAATATGTGGCATTTTCTCATTGTTTTCGTACTGAAGCTGGTGCTGCTGGTACAGCAACCAG GGGTCTCTATAGGGTACATCAATTTAGCAAGGTGGAAATGTTTATTTTATGCAGACAAGAAGAAAGTGATATGTACCATGAGGAACTTATTAAAATTGAAGAGGACCTTTTTTCGTCTCTAGGATTGCATTTCAA AATTTTAGATATGGCTACAGGGGACTTGGGTGCTCCTGCTTATCGTAAATTTGATGTGGAGGCATGGATGCCAGGTTTAGAACGCTATGGCGAG ATATCAAGTGCATCGAATTGTACCGACTATCAGAGCCGCCGGCTTGGCATTCGTTATCGTCCATCGGAATCACCCTCAACAACTTCCAAGAAGGGTAAAACAAACCTGGCTGCAACCAAATTTGTTCATACATTAAATGCAACTGCTTGTGCAATTCCAAGGATGCTTGTATGTTTGCTGGAGAATTTTCAGCAAGAAGATGGGTCTGTTATTATTCCACATCCATTAAGGCCATTCATGGGTGGGGTTGAAGCTATATATCCTAAATCTAGGTAA
- the LOC107902586 gene encoding uncharacterized protein, whose translation MEQRLLHYTVGDIDVLNVQNLGWNHGGKFRQIYVDLGGSKRKCPRVLYHKPYRLRLDFFIMKMDDNNNGLWGGLELWRPQEMGSIKINFDTSCHAASKGSIFGAIARSDSGQIMGACTYPHIGIADAFIAEARACERADIFAVEMGFRAVQIKVNLEESIGDMRETLEVVLTRMEELREDSKEFVLETLSSTSDKLTVRDEALEALVTTMKEEIAELKGELTICKAALGSGMLASGLKQCHVDVPKPEKFKGPRSAREVDNFLWELEQWFQGELKKQFYPQYAEKEARAKLRRLTQQSTVRDYVREFSELMLQISYLNEKESFYWFEDGLKMWAKQELHRLGITDLTVAMVEAENFYEVGGRKFDNSDASKPKPRPKGNGGGDKEQTERNGEALRDNDGRPWDKKGPMRCYLCQGPHRFSACPKRAAFKAMEAREEGDHDTKSLSAILGSVEDKTSNGLMFVDIIVADKRLNALVDIGVSDLFISKEMAKELDLKVEEDSGRIKTVNSEIIPITGVAKGVELKLGEWTSKITIKVIPLDDYDFVVGLSLLDRLNMDIHPSENYMTISDLNHRYMVRMKRKGNMEGKTLSVIQFAKGVRRNEVSYLATLRDNVDEKFEGEIPKEVKQLLQSFQDVMPTELPKTLPSKREVDHKIELLPNTEPPTRAPYQMSPPELEELRKQLRELLDVGFIKPSKAPFGAPVLFQRKHGGSLRLCIDYRALNKITVKNRYPIFLIADLFDQLGSARWFTKLNLRSRYYQVRAAEGDEPKITCVTRYGSFEFLVMPFGLTNASATFCTLMNKVLQPFLDRFVVVYLDDIMAYSKTLEEHVGHLREVFQVLWENELYVKEEKCSFAQLDVPFLGHIVGGGMI comes from the exons ATGGAGCAGAGGTTACTCCATTATACTGTGGGTGATATTGATGTACTGAACGTtcaaaaccttggg TGGAACCACGGTGGGAAGTTCCGGCAAATATATGTCGATCTCGGTGGGTCAAAAAGAAAGTGCCCACGTGTGCTTTATCATAAACCGTACCGCCTCAGATTAGATTTCTTTATCATGAAAATGGATGACAATAATAATGGGCTGTGGGGAGGTTTG GAATTATGGAGGCCTCAAGAAATGGGTAGCATAAAGATTAACTTTGATACGTCGTGTCATGCAGCAAGCAAAGGTTCCATTTTTGGGGCTATAGCTAGAAGTGACTCAGGCCAGATAATGGGAGCATGTACTTACCCACATATTGGTATAGCTGACGCGTTTATAGCAGAGGCTCGAGCGTGTGAAAGGGCGGATATATTTGCAGTAGAGATGGGGTTCCGAGCTGTTCAAATTAAAG TCAATCTCGAGGAGTCTATTGGTGACATGAGGGAGACACTCGAAGTGGTCCTGACCCGTATGGAGGAACTGAGGGAAGACAGCAAGGAATTCGTACTGGAGACTCTTAGTTCCACTTCGGACAAGTTGACGGTAAGGGACGAAGCTCTTGAGGCCCTGGTGACTACCATGAAAGAAGAGATTGCTgagcttaagggggagctcaCAATCTGTAAAGCCGCTCTAGGAAGTGGGATGTTAGCTTCAGGACTGAAGCAATGTCATGTTGATGTTCCAAAGCCTGAGAAGTTCAAGGGGCCTAGGTCTGCGAGAGAAGTGGACAACTTCCTATGGGAATTAGAGCAATGG ttccaaggAGAGTTAAAGAAACAGTTTTATCCGCAGTATGCTGAAAAGGAGGCTCGTGCTAAGTTACGCCGGCTTACGCAACAAAGCACCGTTCGAGATTATGTGCGAGAGTTCAGTGAGCTGATGCTTCAGATCTCATATTTGAATGAGAAAGAATCATTTTAttggtttgaggatgggctaaaaATGTGGGCTAAACAAGAGTTGCATCGCCTAGGTATTACTGATTTGACCGTAGCCATGGTTGAGGCAGAAAACTTTTACGAAGTTGGTGGGAGGAAGTTTGACAATAGTGACGCTTCCAAGCCCAAGCCTAGACCCAAAGGCAATGGTGGGGGAGACAAAGAGCAAACCGAAAGAAATGGCGAAGCGCTAAGGGATAATGATGGTAGACCATGGGATAAGAAAGGGCCAATGAGATGCTATCTTTGTCAAGGTCCACACAGGTTTAGTGCTTGTCCAAAGAGGGCCGCTTTCAAAGCTATGGAAGCGCGCGAAGAGGGCGATCATGACACCAAAAGTCTTAGCGCAATATTGGGTAGTGTTGAAGACAAGACGAGTAATGGGCTGATGTTTGTAGATATCATTGTGGCAGACAAGAGATTGAATGCCCTTGTTGATATTGGCGTATCCGATTTGTTCATATCCAAAGAGATGGCAAAGGAACTCGATCTCAAAGTGGAGGAAGATTCGGGTCGAATCAAAACGGTGAACTCAGAAATTATTCCCATAACGGGTGTAGCTAAAGGGGTGGAACTCAAACTTGGCGAGTGGACAAGCAAGATAACCATTAAGGTAATCCCacttgatgattatgattttgtggtAGGATTGAGTTTGCTTGACCGACTTAATATGGATATTCATCCTTCCGAAAATTATATGACGATCTCTGATTTGAACCATCGATATATGGTGCGAATGAAAAGAAAGGGAAACATGGAAGGCAAAACATTGTCGGTAATCCAATTTGCCAAAGGAGTACGTAGAAACGAAGTCTCCTATTTAGCCACTTTAAGGGACAATGTGGATGAGAAATTCGAGGGGGAAATTCCAAAGGAAGTGAAGCAGCTGTTACAGTCTTTTCAAGATGTAATGCCCACGGAGTTGCCCAAGACATTACCATCGAAGAGGGAGGTGGATCACAAGATTGAGTTGTTGCCTAATACTGAGCCGCCAACAAGGGCACCATATCAAATGTCTCCGCCTGAATTGGAGGAATTGCGGAAGCAGTTAAGGGAACTTCTAGATGTCGGGTTCATTAAACCTTCCAAAGCCCCATTTGGTGCGCCAGTGTTATTCCAAAGGAAGCATGGTGGGTCCTtaagattgtgcattgactatagggCATTAAATAAGATCACTGTGAAGAACAGGTATCCCATTTTTCTTATTgcagatttgttcgatcaacttgGTAGCGCGAGATGGTTTACTAAGTTGAATTTGCGATCGAGGTACTACCAAGTGAGAGCAGCTGAAGGGGATGAGCCCAAAATAACCTGTGTGACTCGGTATGGGTCTTTTgaattcttggtgatgccgttcgggttgacaaatgcttcGGCAACATTTTgtaccctaatgaataaggtattaCAACCTTTCTTAGATCGCTTTGTGGTTGTTTATCTTGACGACATTATGGCGTATAGTAAGACGCTTGAGGAACACGTTGGACATCTGAGGGAGGTGTTCCAAGTCCTATGGGAAAATGAGCTGTATGTCAAAGAGGAAaaatgctcatttgcccaacTAGATGTTCCTTTTCTTGGCCATATTGTAGGAGGTGGCATGATCTGA
- the LOC107905087 gene encoding serine--tRNA ligase, chloroplastic/mitochondrial isoform X2, with product MKGKLEPSERQKLIEEGKNLKEALTTLEEDLVKLRDELQIEAQCIPNLTHPDVPIGWEDSSKLRNMVGSPRKFDFPIKDHLQIGKELDLFDFDAAAEVSGSKFYYLKNEAVMLEMALVNWTLTEVMKRGFTPLTTPEIVRSSVVEKCGFQPRGENTQVYSIEDSDQCLIGTAEIPVGGIHMDSIVAESALPLKYVAFSHCFRTEAGAAGTATRGLYRVHQFSKVEMFILCRQEESDMYHEELIKIEEDLFSSLGLHFKILDMATGDLGAPAYRKFDVEAWMPGLERYGEISSASNCTDYQSRRLGIRYRPSESPSTTSKKGKTNLAATKFVHTLNATACAIPRMLVCLLENFQQEDGSVIIPHPLRPFMGGVEAIYPKSR from the exons ATGAAAGGCAAATTGGAGCCTTCTGAGCGTCAAAAGCTCATAGAAGAAG GAAAGAATCTGAAGGAAGCACTTACGACTTTGGAAGAAGACCTTGTCAAATTAAGAGACGAGCTTCAGATAGAAGCGCAATGTATACCGAATCTAACTCACCCGGACGTTCCAATTGGATGGGAAGATAGTTCAAAGTTGAGGAATATG GTTGGAAGCCCTCGTAAATTTGACTTCCCTATTAAGGATCACCTTCAAATCGGAAAGGAACTAGATCTCTTTGATTTTGATGCTGCTGCAGAG GTAAGTGGTTCAAAATTCTATTACCTAAAGAATGAAGCAGTGATGCTGGAAATGGCCCTTGTCAACTGGACACTGACAGAAGTCATGAAAAGGGGCTTTACACCATTGACAACACCAGAAATTGTCAGGTCATCTGTTGTCGAAAAATGTGGATTCCAGCCCCGTGGAGAAAATACGCAG GTTTATTCCATTGAGGATAGTGACCAGTGCCTCATTGGCACTGCAGAGATTCCTGTAGGGGGAATTCATATGGACTCTATTGTTGCTGAGTCTGCATTACCCTTAAAATATGTGGCATTTTCTCATTGTTTTCGTACTGAAGCTGGTGCTGCTGGTACAGCAACCAG GGGTCTCTATAGGGTACATCAATTTAGCAAGGTGGAAATGTTTATTTTATGCAGACAAGAAGAAAGTGATATGTACCATGAGGAACTTATTAAAATTGAAGAGGACCTTTTTTCGTCTCTAGGATTGCATTTCAA AATTTTAGATATGGCTACAGGGGACTTGGGTGCTCCTGCTTATCGTAAATTTGATGTGGAGGCATGGATGCCAGGTTTAGAACGCTATGGCGAG ATATCAAGTGCATCGAATTGTACCGACTATCAGAGCCGCCGGCTTGGCATTCGTTATCGTCCATCGGAATCACCCTCAACAACTTCCAAGAAGGGTAAAACAAACCTGGCTGCAACCAAATTTGTTCATACATTAAATGCAACTGCTTGTGCAATTCCAAGGATGCTTGTATGTTTGCTGGAGAATTTTCAGCAAGAAGATGGGTCTGTTATTATTCCACATCCATTAAGGCCATTCATGGGTGGGGTTGAAGCTATATATCCTAAATCTAGGTAA
- the LOC107905089 gene encoding histone H3.3 translates to MARTKQTARKSTGGKAPRKQLATKAARKSAPTTGGVKKPHRYRPGTVALREIRKYQKSTELLIRKLPFQRLVREIAQDFKTDLRFQSHAVLALQEAAEAYLVGLFEDTNLCAIHAKRVTIMPKDIQLARRIRGERA, encoded by the exons ATGGCCCGTACGAAGCAAACTGCTCGTAAGTCTACCGGCGGCAAGGCTCCAAGGAAGCAGCTTGCCACTAag GCTGCTCGCAAGTCGGCACCGACAACCGGAGGCGTGAAGAAGCCTCACCGATATCGCCCTGGAACTGTAGCTCTGCG TGAAATCCGGAAGTACCAGAAAAGCACTGAACTCCTCATCAGGAAACTGCCTTTCCAAAGGCTCGTTCGTGAAATTGCCCAAGACTTTAAG ACCGATCTACGTTTCCAGAGCCATGCTGTATTGGCGTTGCAAGAGGCGGCAGAGGCATACCTTGTTGGGTTGTTCGAAGATACCAACCTGTGCGCCATCCATGCTAAGCGTGTGACAATCATGCCCAAGGACATTCAACTTGCTAGGAGGATTCGTGGTGAAAGGGCTTAA
- the LOC107905088 gene encoding cytochrome c oxidase subunit 6b-1 — protein MADAQTEKPLSLSEQYALQEKEEKSDVTTKPAEAKEVENPVNAATGSGDVVTEKLEETSADPVEGSTEAPPPAAEESTEANPATGNSGEDAAEENSGDSEETPEIKLETAPADFRFPTTNQTRHCFTRYIEYHRCVAAKGEGAPECDKFAKYYRALCPGEWIDRWNEQRENGTFPGPL, from the exons ATGGCGGATGCTCAAACTGAAAAACCCCTTTCCCTTTCCGAg CAATATGCACTTCAGGAGAAAGAGGAAAAATCAGATGTGACTACAAAACCAGCAGAAGCAAAAGAGGTTGAAAATCCTGTAAATGCAGCCACTGGTTCTGGGGATGTTGTAACTGAGAAATTGGAGGAGACTTCTGCCGATCCAGTTGAGGGAAGCACTGAGGCCCCTCCTCCTGCTGCTGAAGAAAGCACTGAAGCAAATCCTGCTACTGGGAACAGTGGTGAAGATGCTGCAGAGGAAAACTCGGGTGACTCTGAGGAAACTCCAGAGATAAAG CTTGAGACTGCCCCAGCGGATTTCCGCTTCCCAACTACGAACCAAACAAGGCATTGCTTCACACGATATATTGAGTACCACCG TTGTGTAGCTGCAAAAGGAGAAGGTGCTCCAGAGTGTGATAAGTTTGCAAAATATTATCGTGCCTTGTGTCCTGGAGAATGG ATAGATCGATGGAATGAGCAAAGGGAGAATGGTACTTTTCCAGGTCCTCTCTAG